The Setaria viridis chromosome 6, Setaria_viridis_v4.0, whole genome shotgun sequence genome includes the window TAATTCACCCAAACTCCCCCTAAATAAAGGAAGAGTTGTGACCCTCCCACTACGGTAATTCGATTGGAATGAGATTATTAGaagactgcaaaagcaactgTAACGGTATGTAACGGTATAGAAGTGATATCtctattaactagttattgtGAAATATTTATCGGAGGACTGCTGGAGATACTCAGTAATTCTGAGCTGGGCGAACAAGATGTTATACactaaagaaaaaaacaataatCCAAAACTGTGTGTGCTTGATCGCACATGTCCGTCTGAACAAATGACTCCATCTATTCTACTCGAACAGAGCATACTGATCAAGCCATCCGACCAATCTGCGGAGGCGGTCACGCCGGCGGCTACCGCGCCGCCGTGGGTGAGCGGAGCGCGTGGGTGTAGCTGAGTGTGGAGTTGAGGCGCTGCAGCTTGAGCTCCTCCCGGAACTGCCGGATGAAGAGCTCCGCGCGCGCGTTCAGCTCCGCCTTACCCTCCATCGCTTCCTCTGCTTTCGTGCGCCGCCGGCTGATCCCATCCGGCACCACCTTCCTCGCTGGCTTCTTCGTCCGCGCCGTCACCGTTGCGGTAGCGGGAGCCGGTGGCGGTGACGGCGGTGAGGCTAGCTCCTGCGCGCGGAGCCGCCGGGCCAGCGCGTACGCCTCGTCCAAACTGATGGACTCGTCttgctcctcctctgcctctggCTCTGCCTTGTTGTGCTCCTCGTCGTTCTCCGGTGCCGGTGCGACAGGCGCTGCGTGGTCCTCCGCTGATGCCAACGCGACAGAcgcgctcggcggcgcggcgctgctcgtcgccgtcgcggccacCGCCTTCTGAATGCGGCCAGGCTGCTCAGGCGCGAGCACctgagctgccgccgccgcctctgcttcGCGCGTGCCGTAGCAATAGAACTGCGACTCTGATGCGGCAGCGGTAGCGTCGTCGCCGATCGGCGCCCCCGTGGCGGCCACGGGGTGCACGGCGAAGATGGAGAATGACCAGAGCCGGTCCAGGACCATGGACGACCCGCTGCGGCAGAGccttcgccgcgccgcccccgatGGCGTCAGCGCCCCACCGTCCGCCCGGTGCGCGCTGGACATGAgggcgatggcggcgacgacggtgttgaagaagatgaacCACGCGGTGGCGGGGCTGATCCACGCCGCCATCGGCCACCACAGCACCGCCGCCATCCGACCTCGCCCAAAGGGATCGATCAACCAACCACAACCTCCCCCCGCTGATCGACGAGCCTGCTGCTTCTTGCTGTTTTGGGTAATGATGCCTGATGTGAGTGGGACGGTGATGCTGGTCGTGACATATATAGCGCGCCTGATAGCATGTTGAGCGGTGACAGCTCGCCGCGGGTGTCAGCGTCAGGGAAGCAACAACAGCAAAGGCTAGTGTGGGAACGCGCGGGACAGGTAGGCCGCGTGGATCCGCCGCGATGGCTGTCTGCTCTGTCCGGGCTCGAAAGGCCAACGCGGGAGGTAGGCGTCGCTGTTCCCGGGACTCGCCTGATCTTTTCTGCATGTGTGGCTGCTGCAACTGGCACGAAGTTTCAGTTAACAAATCCGGCCGAGTGGACAGCAACCACGGCGACCAGCGCGAAGATTCGCCCTgggatggatagtttattttcTCCATGGAACAGGAGTCCTTGCCCACTGATTATAATTATACAACTGTTGTAGCGCCGCTGCTTTGCCTCCAAAGTGGAAAGGAAGAAGGCTATTTTTGTCATCCAACTATCAGTTTAGTTTTGACTATAGAATCGCAAAACTATTTTTGTCATCCAACTATCAGTTTAGTTTTGACTATAGAATCGCAAAACTAGTAATCCAACTATTCAAACCGTTTATATTTGTCCATCAAACGTTTTTGGTGGGTGATTTTGCTGATATGGACGCCACCGCACCCACTTGTaagccctcctctctctctttcttttatcctctccctctccgctctctttcttctctcctctctcctacACCGGCCATCCCCCACACCTCCAGCCTCCCCTACGCCAGCCGCTGCCGTTCCCCATGTCTCCCCTGTCCTGGCCCCGCGAAGCCACTGGTGAGGCCGCATCCATGAGAGTGCCTGGCGCTTCAGCAGCTGGGCCGTGTTGTCGACCTGGCCGTGCCGTGCCGAAGAGCTCCATCAGCAAGGCGGCGCGCTTCCTCTTGGCACCTAGGGCGGGGCCTAAGCGGGCCCTACTGCTGCTCCCTTCTTCTTGGCGGTCGGACGCGCCGCCGTTGACCTCCATCTCGGTGGCGTGGGTGGGCGGTCAAGGCGGAGCACCTTGACGAACATGTCGAGGTCCCTTCCAGGCCCCGCGAGGCGCTCGGGCTCCTCGACGGCGTCGGTGAGGCGGTCTACCTCGGTGCTGCGGGTGAGCGCCTTGAGGCCCACGAGGAAGTGCCTGAAAGAGCCCatgacggcggcggtgcagctggAGCCTCGAGGACCTCCTGTCCACGCCATGCCTCGGCATGGAGCACGTGGAGCTAGGTCGAGAGGGACCCGTCGCAGACCATGGCCACAGCTGGTGCCGGTGGCGACGTTGGTCGACGCAAGAGCGCGCGGACCATGGGGAACGCGATGAACTCCTGCTGCCACCTGCCGCCATGcgccggggaggggaggaggtagCAAGgaccatgggcggcggcggccatgggtgGATGAGGTCGGTTGAAGGCTGGCGTGGTGGAGGCTTGCGCAGGGACGGGTGGCGTGGGCCGGCCACTGtcggtggaggagagaggagagggagaggagaaaagaaagagagagaggagagaggagggttGACAAGTGGGTCCCACCGTCATGTGGCGTCGACGTCAGCAAAACTACCCACCAAAACTGTCCGATAGCCAAATATGAACGGTAACATCCTGGTTTTATAGTTCGATGGTCAAAAACCAAACTGACGCGTGGACTTAGAAATTACGTGCCTGCTTTCGTTCTCTCATTGGCAAACCTACCTGTACCTACCTGCGTACACACGGCCAACAAAACGACCACCCGTCTTTTTTAACGTTGGAAGAGACGGGCACTGTCGGTGCCTGTCTTGAATTATTTACTGCTCATGGTTTGACGAAAATTATAGCTCGCCGTACTTTAGTTTAGCTTTCTCGTATCCCCGAGCCATGTGGAAATGGTGCTCAAGTGCCATGCCTAGTTGCTGCGGCTAGTTGGCGCGTGCAAGGTTCCAACACAGCGGACAACTGGAACAGAGGAGAAGAGAAACAAAAACCCAACTTCACCTGCCAATTCTATCCACACGACACGCGAGGTCGGCCGCTTGGGCACAAAACCGCCTGAGGAGGCCGACTTCACCAGCCCGCCGTCAACCAAGGTAAATGACTGGGGTCCTCCATGCACGTGATGTGCACACAACAAAACCATGACAAATTTCAACCTGCGGCTACCTGCTGCCAGCCCAACGAGCAGGTTTTGATAGTGCTCCGTCTAGTGGGAACGTAGGCGCCTGATCGCCAACGACACCCTTGGAAGTGCTTCTAATCCGAGCGTGGGCTGAGTGTTTTGAAGGCTCCGCTCTAATTTCTCGACCCGCCTGATAAAGATTCCTATAGTTGGCCGTCTTCAACTTCCAGCCAGCCTTCATCTCCAAGCAGCAACGACTTCCACCGAACTCCTTATCCACGCCTCTGCCCACCATGTGCCCCAACCTTGCCGTGGTGGGCTAGGGTCTTCGAGGAGCTCCACGGTGGCTCCTTACCCGCACCTTTGCCCCGCATGCACCCACCCACCACGGTGGGCTATGGTTGCACTAGAGCTCCGTGGCCGTGACTGCCCCACCATTGTCGTCATCGCCCCCATCCCTACCTAGCCCAATCAGCCTTCTCCACTAGTCGTCGGGCTATGGTTGCACTGAAGCTCCGTGGCCGTGACTGCCCCAccattgtcgtcatcgctcccaccTCTACCTAGCCCAATCAGCCTTCTCCACTAGTCATGTAGCTAGCCTTACTACCTTGCAAACGTCACCTCTGTATGTATATTAATTATTTGATGGTTGACATCATGCTGCTGGATTTAGTCTTGTCATATAATAATAGTCCAATTAAGTaattactttaatttatttttaataataattaAGAATGATAATTAAGATGAATATACTGGTtgctttatgttatttttatgCTAGAGATAGATAATTTAGAtgcatatttagtgcattataatactttgtgttttttttaataatggtagATGCGGATAATTTAGATGTACACTTTAGGGGGTTCCTTTAGGTTGATTTTTATAGTTACATTGGGAGTAATTTACATGCATTGTAGGATGCTGTTTTTAGTTTATTTCTAAAATATATATGAGGTGAATATTTTATATGCACACTTAGGGGGTTACATGACTAAATTTTCATAATCGCTAAGAAAGTAAGCTATACCGAGCTTAACTCAGCTAGTCTAGtttatttctagtagtgtaacCTACCTACCCGTGTTTGTGTCTCTAACTCAAAGAAGGTCCTCGCATTTTTTTGGCTAGTTATTGATCTAGTGGTAGATGATGTGGGGGCTGCCCCTAAAAGGAACCTCAAATGTCATTCATATCATTCTCTGGATCAATCGATGATATGGGCATCTCGCACAAGaaatatcacatccatacttcGTACAACTTTTATTGATAATTAACATAAGGTTACAAAAAGGGAAATCACACCACTAGTACAAGAGTGGCCGTAGCCTCAACCTTAATTATACAGCGAAATCCAATGTAGCGGTCCCAAGCCTACAGGCGGCTTGGCTCTTATGGCTGGTCTTTGTGATCCTTGTCGTCTTCTCCTACTACTTCTTCTTCTGGAGCAAGAAAGGACGGGGGAGCAAGAATGAGCACCATAAAATGGATACTTAGCAAATCCCACATTTGTTGAAAGCTAGTTTTATGCATAGTTGTTGATggctgttagcacgccaatttgtgaaccgcaagcgtacggatcagttgtagctcttccctcgagtattcccccaaggtttatcaatccgtggaacttatagcacaagatctatttcaactagcattgttagtattaacttggtgtttatgagagattcagatccaatctactaagaaTGTACCAATAGATAACAcatagagcaaaggtaaccaatctagagcaacctaaactatggatatgttgtaattctgagcatggatagcaaagcaacacatatatgatcttagtaaaaagcatctttaaagctacacctccggtccggatcacgaaaccccccaccttacacaagaaagatcatgtcatgatcacctctatcagcgcaagcaggttaagggcatgatcataagaacatgtcatactcatcggtagatcgggcatgcaaatctggtcaccatgACTGCAAGAACACCCTtggcaatctatcatcgattcatacaTTGAAATGCAAGCAAAAccaataaagcataaaaccatcaaaggagatacttagattgctaagaacatgaacccatctattacttcacaatgaatgattgtacattacaagatcaccaccggtatcctaccttgatcttgatgacttctagctctagaactccagTGTGATCTTCCTCGTAGGGTGATCACGCCAGTAGAGGTTCGCCTACGCTAGCCCCCGACAACTGTATGGTCCTTGGCTCTctggagaggtgtccctcacgCTCCTTCTGCTTCCTTGCTGCTTCACGTTGAGTACGTcgtcttggatatggggctcggtggatttttcgaggtatttatagtccagggagcgcatggcaaaaattggaaggtgaggggacgaaggaaacccctaggccgaACGGCCCTTCCTAGACCCATTAGCCTCCGTCTTCGTCTGGTTCAATGCTCAtttagtgctttatccaaaaatacacTTTTAGGTCCAAGTCCATGCAAAAGCAGAACATcttccaaaatatgttgcatatgtgaaaatgatcggtttattaggtgtaattaatAGTTTAAGTATTTaattcatatcattattgaagGTAAAttggggtaaaagtgtgtcaatagtaagcgtcaacaatcccccatgcttaaaccttgctcgtccttgaGTAAGActtcaatagaaatcagcgttgcctttcggtgttcaatcctgcacttgatcacacacaagaaaatATAATGTTCACACACAAGAACTTTTCGATTATTATTCAAGTTGCAACCATCCTTCTCTAATATGGAGGATAGATATCATTTAAGCACATCCCACAATAAATTTATTCATTtgctctcaattttaaacaaTCCTTagaagattttcaataaaaaaattttcaaaaagaaattgaaccgagatcaacaatttaaacttcattgcaattgctcTTGTTCTCTTAGCTCCTCAAGCCTCTCAGACATATTCTAGAACTTCCCCAACCTGTCATCACTTGTAAAATATGTGTAAGGCTTTATCTGGATCTTTGggaaggttagtcctagcaaaaatattataatcaggatattatcaaaataagaaagacttctgatggatcttaCTGAGACTTATCAAAAGGTCATGGAAAATAATTGTTTATGGTGAGAGAGAgtgaacacacacatttagatagtggatatgtgcaagggcaaagagtgatcgtgaggcacaaatgaagtccttgtaatcggattgcacatggttagAATAATGAGTATGGAGTAATtcttaatcttgaaagcacttgggatctgtatgaagctcaaagaactgaggagtattttatttctttttctctttttctcatcatcagttttttctttctttgtcctttttctttctttctttcttttgccaaatatatgtttttttccttttcactcCTCAGAACTCTTTGCAACATCTTACTTAATCAGCAGTAGTTAGAGATACTGCGATGACTATCCCCCATGCTTACacgatgctcgtcctcgagcatgaaaaggaagaaagataaactgctgatgtaaggaaaaaaaatctttgatCTTTTGGAAAAAATTATTTTACTCCACTGGAGGGACGTCAACGTCAATTTTCAGAGGCAATAGAGGGGGacaccccaggccgatcggcctgaggctggctaggctgatcggcctagccccttcTAGCCTCTATTTCCTCCTCTTTTTTATTCCACGCACTGGTGGTTGCCTCCAAGTATTTATTTTCATGAAAAGGCACTGAATAATCTTCTGAATCTTCGTCgaaatattttccatactcaaaTTGGGTtttggtcaaggaggtagtcacaaaaatgatatttgGGTTTAAGTTTGGATGCCTAGTGaagttttctaaatttttagtgtagaaattcacaatgcatggacagaaagaCTAGCAACAAGAGGTTACACAAAAAAGAATGACCAGcgtctaagtctcataccacagaagtagatcctgaatcaattcacccaaaaataaattttgcaatctacaactcataaatatttggctttggatGGGTGAAGCAATTGCAAAAAGTATTATTGACAAGGTCAGTATGAGTtgaaaccaaaaataaaagagcctttgatccatttaaaagagagagagcaataaataaatataggggtccaaattatcataacctccacaAAAAGATAAGCTGGTATTTATGTTAATTTCAGTTCATGTTAGAGAGAGTATTAGTTCAATGGTGTAATAACCAAGCACGAAATTAAACAAAGCGGCAACGATCATCtttcaacatgacaagaacataaaccatcacaattaatcacatatcattatgttcatgtgatgcatattttattaaGCATGGCAGGGTGAAACATATA containing:
- the LOC117860027 gene encoding uncharacterized protein; protein product: MAAVLWWPMAAWISPATAWFIFFNTVVAAIALMSSAHRADGGALTPSGAARRRLCRSGSSMVLDRLWSFSIFAVHPVAATGAPIGDDATAAASESQFYCYGTREAEAAAAAQVLAPEQPGRIQKAVAATATSSAAPPSASVALASAEDHAAPVAPAPENDEEHNKAEPEAEEEQDESISLDEAYALARRLRAQELASPPSPPPAPATATVTARTKKPARKVVPDGISRRRTKAEEAMEGKAELNARAELFIRQFREELKLQRLNSTLSYTHALRSPTAAR